From a single Candoia aspera isolate rCanAsp1 chromosome 2, rCanAsp1.hap2, whole genome shotgun sequence genomic region:
- the ZCCHC10 gene encoding zinc finger CCHC domain-containing protein 10, which yields MAKMATPMHRLIARRQAEANKQHVRCQKCLEFGHWTYECTGKRKYLHRPSRTAEFKKALKEKENQLLQQSSGECTTDRKNKKKRSKSVTSSSSSSSITSASDSSSESEEFSSDDSDSDESTSSSSSSPSSSFSSSSSDFETESSSSSSSSSSSSSSTDSSTDDEPPKKKKNNLVRC from the exons ATGGCTAAGATGGCGACTCCCATGCATCGCTTGATTGCTCGGAGACAAGC GGAGGCAAATAAGCAACATGTAAGGTGTCAGAAATGTTTGGAATTTGGACACTGGACATATGAATGtacagggaaaagaaaatatttgcataGACCATCACGGACAGCAGAATTTAAAAAAGcacttaaagaaaaagagaaccaACTACTACAACAAAG CTCTGGAGAATGTACTACAGAcaggaagaacaagaaaaaaag GTCTAAAAGTGTGACAAGTtccagcagtagcagcagtaTCACTTCAGCTAGCGACTCTTCATCAGAGAGTGAGGAATTTTCATCAGACGACAGTGATAGTGATGAAAGCACTTCCAGTTCTTCATCTTCTCCATCATCAAGTTTTTCTTCTAGTTCTTCTGACTTTGAAACAGAGTCAAGttcttccagcagcagcagcagcagcagcagcagcagcacagatagcagcacagatgatgagccaccaaagaaaaagaagaacaatttAGTGCGATGCTAG